In the genome of Notamacropus eugenii isolate mMacEug1 chromosome 5, mMacEug1.pri_v2, whole genome shotgun sequence, one region contains:
- the ACP7 gene encoding acid phosphatase type 7 isoform X1, whose product MFIGPSLGCYCLLFFFLLGDAGAEGSQKAAPEQVHLSYPGEPGCMTVTWTTWVPAASEVQFGLQLDGVLPLRAQGASSPFVDGGILRRKLYMHRVTLQGLLPGVQYVYRCGSAQGWSRRFRFRALQSGPNWSPRLAVFGDMGADNPQALPRLRRETQQGMYDVVLHVGDFAYNMDQDNARVGDTFMRLIEPVAASIPYMTCPGNHEERYNFSNYRARFSMPGNTEGLWYSWDLGPAHIISFSTEVYFFLHYGRHLIQKQFRWLERDLQKANDNRALRPWIITMGHRPMYCSNADLDDCTQHESIVRKGLSGGRYGLEDLFYKYGSHPLITLPIFNQHAITKCVPCARLCNQGIPKQKMGSFSVGEHTSWGGDNQPALSGPLTFLSPTGVDLQLWAHEHSYERLWPIYDYQVYNGSQENPYTNPRGPVHIITGSAGCEELLTPFKPFPRPWSAIRVREYGFTRLHILNSTHLHVQQVSDDQDGKIVDDVWLVRPRQGRRTYL is encoded by the exons ATGTTCATTGGTCCCAGCCTTGGTTGTTactgcctcctctttttcttccttttgggggATGCAGGGGCTGAGGGGTCTCAGAAGGCTGCCCCAGAACAAGTACATTTGTCCTACCCAG GTGAACCTGGTTGCATGACGGTGACCTGGACCACTTGGGTACCAGCTGCCTCTGAGGTCCAGTTTGGGCTGCAGCTGGACGGGGTTCTGCCTCTGCGGGCCCAAGGCGCCTCCAGCCCCTTCGTAGATGGCGGCATCCTGAGACGGAAGCTGTACATGCACCGTGTTACCCTGCAGGGCCTACTGCCTGGTGTCCAGTATG TGTACCGCTGTGGCAGTGCCCAAGGCTGGAGCCGGAGGTTTCGCTTCCGTGCTCTCCAGTCTGGACCCAACTGGAGTCCCCGCCTGGCTGTCTTTGGGGACATGGGGGCTGACAACCCGCAGGCTCTGCCCCGACTCCGAAGGGAGACTCAGCAGGGGATGTATGATGTGGTGCTACACGTGG GAGACTTTGCCTATAACATGGACCAGGACAATGCAAGGGTGGGCGACACCTTTATGAGGCTGATCGAGCCTGTGGCTGCCTCCATCCCCTACATGACATGCCCCGGGAACCATGAGGAGCGCTA CAACTTCTCCAATTACAGGGCACGTTTCAGCATGCCTGGGAACACTGAAGGGCTTTGGTACAG CTGGGACCTGGGCCCTGCCCACATCATCTCCTTCTCCACCgaagtctatttcttccttcactaTGGGCGTCATCTGATTCAGAAACAATTCCGCTGGCTAGAGAGAGACCTGCAA AAAGCCAACGACAACCGGGCTTTGAGACCATGGATTATAACAATGGGGCATCGTCCCATGTACTGCTCCAATGCTGACCTGGATGACTGCACGCAACATGAAAGCATA GTCAGAAAAGGCCTTTCTGGAGGTCGCTATGGCCTGGAGGATCTCTTCTACAAATATGGTAGCCATCCCCTCATCACCCTTCCCATCTTCAATCAGCATGCAATTACTAAATGTGTACCATGTGCTAGGCTGTGTAATCAGGGTATACCAAAACAGAAAATGGGCAGTTTTAGTGTGGGAGAACACACTAGCTGGGGAGGTGATAACCAGCCTGCCCTCTCTGGCCCGTTGACTTTTCTTTCCCCCACAGGAGTGGACCTGCAGCTGTGGGCCCATGAGCACTCCTACGAGCGGCTCTGGCCTATCTATGATTACCAG GTCTATAACGgaagccaagaaaatccctaCACCAACCCCCGTGGACCTGTCCACATCATCACTGGATCTGCT GGCTGTGAAGAACTGCTGACTCCTTTTAAACCTTTCCCAAGGCCATGGAGCGCCATCAGGGTGAGGGAATATGGCTTCACCCGGCTCCACATTCTTAACAGTACCCACCTCCATGTGCAGCAGGTGTCTGATGATCAG GATGGGAAGATTGTGGATGATGTATGGCTGGTCAGACCCAGGCAAGGCCGTAGGACCTACCTCTAG
- the ACP7 gene encoding acid phosphatase type 7 isoform X2, translating into MFIGPSLGCYCLLFFFLLGDAGAEGSQKAAPEQVHLSYPGEPGCMTVTWTTWVPAASEVQFGLQLDGVLPLRAQGASSPFVDGGILRRKLYMHRVTLQGLLPGVQYVYRCGSAQGWSRRFRFRALQSGPNWSPRLAVFGDMGADNPQALPRLRRETQQGMYDVVLHVGDFAYNMDQDNARVGDTFMRLIEPVAASIPYMTCPGNHEERYNFSNYRARFSMPGNTEGLWYSWDLGPAHIISFSTEVYFFLHYGRHLIQKQFRWLERDLQKANDNRALRPWIITMGHRPMYCSNADLDDCTQHESIVRKGLSGGRYGLEDLFYKYGVDLQLWAHEHSYERLWPIYDYQVYNGSQENPYTNPRGPVHIITGSAGCEELLTPFKPFPRPWSAIRVREYGFTRLHILNSTHLHVQQVSDDQDGKIVDDVWLVRPRQGRRTYL; encoded by the exons ATGTTCATTGGTCCCAGCCTTGGTTGTTactgcctcctctttttcttccttttgggggATGCAGGGGCTGAGGGGTCTCAGAAGGCTGCCCCAGAACAAGTACATTTGTCCTACCCAG GTGAACCTGGTTGCATGACGGTGACCTGGACCACTTGGGTACCAGCTGCCTCTGAGGTCCAGTTTGGGCTGCAGCTGGACGGGGTTCTGCCTCTGCGGGCCCAAGGCGCCTCCAGCCCCTTCGTAGATGGCGGCATCCTGAGACGGAAGCTGTACATGCACCGTGTTACCCTGCAGGGCCTACTGCCTGGTGTCCAGTATG TGTACCGCTGTGGCAGTGCCCAAGGCTGGAGCCGGAGGTTTCGCTTCCGTGCTCTCCAGTCTGGACCCAACTGGAGTCCCCGCCTGGCTGTCTTTGGGGACATGGGGGCTGACAACCCGCAGGCTCTGCCCCGACTCCGAAGGGAGACTCAGCAGGGGATGTATGATGTGGTGCTACACGTGG GAGACTTTGCCTATAACATGGACCAGGACAATGCAAGGGTGGGCGACACCTTTATGAGGCTGATCGAGCCTGTGGCTGCCTCCATCCCCTACATGACATGCCCCGGGAACCATGAGGAGCGCTA CAACTTCTCCAATTACAGGGCACGTTTCAGCATGCCTGGGAACACTGAAGGGCTTTGGTACAG CTGGGACCTGGGCCCTGCCCACATCATCTCCTTCTCCACCgaagtctatttcttccttcactaTGGGCGTCATCTGATTCAGAAACAATTCCGCTGGCTAGAGAGAGACCTGCAA AAAGCCAACGACAACCGGGCTTTGAGACCATGGATTATAACAATGGGGCATCGTCCCATGTACTGCTCCAATGCTGACCTGGATGACTGCACGCAACATGAAAGCATA GTCAGAAAAGGCCTTTCTGGAGGTCGCTATGGCCTGGAGGATCTCTTCTACAAATATG GAGTGGACCTGCAGCTGTGGGCCCATGAGCACTCCTACGAGCGGCTCTGGCCTATCTATGATTACCAG GTCTATAACGgaagccaagaaaatccctaCACCAACCCCCGTGGACCTGTCCACATCATCACTGGATCTGCT GGCTGTGAAGAACTGCTGACTCCTTTTAAACCTTTCCCAAGGCCATGGAGCGCCATCAGGGTGAGGGAATATGGCTTCACCCGGCTCCACATTCTTAACAGTACCCACCTCCATGTGCAGCAGGTGTCTGATGATCAG GATGGGAAGATTGTGGATGATGTATGGCTGGTCAGACCCAGGCAAGGCCGTAGGACCTACCTCTAG